AGGGATGTAAAGGAAAAAATGGTTTATCCCCTTCAGATAAACTCAAAATAAAAATCTGGTAACCACGTTCAGCTAAACGGTTCGAAATCAGGCTGGTGACCCGTTCCGTTCCGCCTGAATGGTTCATATTACTGATAAGAAAACAGATATTTTTCATTTGGAACATTGCTCCAAGGTTAATAGCTCAATGCCAAAATCCTGCCCTACCGTGTCATAGAAATTACGGTAAAGTTGGTAAAGGGTCGGCTCATATATATATTTCACAGAAACACGACTGATATTGGCGATATTTAAAATCGCGGTGCTCATAAAACTATAAACTTCGACTTCTATTTCAGGATTCCGTTTTATAAACTGAATAATATAATCCTCAAAAATCAAGAAGGTCGTGATAATTTCTGCCCCAGCAGCCGGGTATTTTTTTTCTCTTGGATGGGGAAAATAATAGTCAGGTTTCAGTCTTCCTATATATTGTTCGATATATGCCAGGCTAAACTTTTCAGAAAGTTCATGCATGGGCTGACCGAGATAAATCTTTATTCTTTTTCGCTGCTGCTGATCTGGTTTTTTTTCATCAAGAAACAATTCCAGTTTCTTCGTATTGTTTATAATATTAGAGACATTCTGATAGAGCGTATAATGATGCAGGGATAATTTTTTAATATCCTCCATATAAAAACGAACGCCTAATATTCGCCAGATCAAACGTTTCCACAACACTGGTTTTGAATCTTGATAATAGATACTAGTTTTAATGACATTTGCAGTGCCATCATCAAAAGTATAAATATTCGGACGATAAATCTTGGAAATGACATACTGGAAATGTCGTGAGTCAATACTGGCCAGATAGTAGTTTCTATATTTTCTGTTTAAGGATTTCTCTTTGATTTTATTGATATAATTTAAAAAACCAGAGAACCCAGGTTCAGCAATGTAATATAGCGTATTAACGCATTTCTCTTTCAGTTTTTGGTAATAGTAATGGTATTTCTCATTGTGATTATGAACCAGAACAATCAGATCAAAGTGCTGTCCAGGATTTAAATCGATAATTTTTTCCGCAATTAACATCTGTAATGGTGTCACACACATAATCAGGTTATTTGGATTTTCCTTATAGTTATCCATAGTATTATTACCATTAATAGATTAGAAAAAATTAATGCGTAGGGTATATAGTAAATTGAAATTTCACTGGTAAAGATGAGTAAAATTACGTAAACCAGTGAGGTTGAAAAAGTAATTATTGAAATGATTTTATTTTTAGCAAAATAGAAAAAGTAATTTACCAAAATTAAATATGGAAAATTCAATCCATATGCGACCAAATACATTACAACATAGTATTTCACTCCTAAATATTCCTGCCCTAAAAACCATGTATAGAGTTTTTCTGGCATTATCCAGCTGATTACCGCTGGTAGTATACTGAGGGGAATCGCATATATTGTGTATGTTTTTATTTTTTTAAGTGACAGTTCGTTATTTTTTAAGCCTTTATAGTAATGAGGAATAATTGCTTTATTTAAGGCCATGAAAATAACGGGTAATACCAATGCAATTTGCACACCTGCCGAGTACAGCCCCAGATCAAATTTGGAATACTTTTCATAAATGAAAAGTCGATCAAGTTGCCCTTTTAAAAAAAAACTGGACTGATGCAACAACAGCGGTAAACCGAACGAAATAATGTAAAGCAACGAGGTTTTTAGCTGTCGGGTTTTAAGGCCACGTTTCGGCCTGAACAAGTCACCAAGAACCACACTGGCAATCACGAAGGTCAGCACATTCGCCAACACGATTGCAAGAATCCGATAGACCACCAGATCCTGACTAAAATATTCCAGTGCAGCGATGGTCGCTCCGACATTGAATAGAGACAGAATGAACTGGATGCTAATGTATTTGAGTGGTTGCTGTTGGCACTGCCGTAGGGCTAATTGCACATTCACCAGAGACTGGAACATAGCCGCCAGTACCACATACGCCATAATTTCAGCTTTTAGTAGCCAGCAAATCACGAGCAAGATGGCGGATACGATAAAGTTAAATAAATAGCCCGCTTTCACTACGGTGTTCAGGGCTTTTTTGCCATAAAAATAGTAATAGCGGGTAATTGCACCTTCCTGACTAAAGCCAATAAAGATGCTAAATAGCGCCAGCCAAGTCATGAAGTAAGACAGCTCACCAAAACCATCCGGACCAAGTTTTCGGGTTAAGTACGGCAGCATTAAAAAAGGCAAGATTTTGGCGAGCAGCTCACCGATCAGATAGATCAGCCCTTCCTTCAGAATTTTCATTCTACTGACCTATAACGCAATACCGTCTCAGCAATTAAAAAATCCAGTGCTGTATCGATATCGATGGCATTTTCCAAGTCAGTTTCAAAAGCATATACCTGTTCTGTAAAGAAAATCTTGTTTTCCGCTAACAGGCTTAAGGTGTCATAAATATAGATCGAGCCGTTCAGACGATAAAACTGAGCCAAGTCCTGACTGCGTTTGCCCTGCACTTCTGGCCGGATAAATTCCGCCATGTTTCGGTTTTCCGGCAATATATTCGACCAGAGTGGGCTATGCTCAGTTTTAGAAACTGAAACCACGCCTTTGGCCTGCTGGGCCATAAAAAATTCTAGTGCCTGATCCAGCTCTGCCGTAGAACGTAATGGCGAGGTCGGTTGCAGTAAAACCAGCAAATGGTTGGGCCGATCCAATTGCAGAAAATGGATGGCATGTATAATCACATCAAAACTGGAAGCATGGTCATGCGCCAGGTAATCGGGACGTAAAAAAGGCACTTCAGCACCGTACTGTCGGGCCACCTCTTGGATCTGTTCATCATCGGTGGAGACCACCACCCGGTCGATATATTGGGAAGCCAGTGCGGTTTCTATCGACCAGGCGATCAGAGGTTTCCCTCCGAGCAATTTGGTATTTTTTCCAGGCAGCCGCTTACTGCCACCGCGTGCTGGAATGAGCGCGGTGATCTGGTATTGGCCCAGCATTAGAATTTACCGAATTCGAGATTCAGGATGTCACGCTGTGCCCGGTTATAGTCTTCCATATGACCGATATCCAGCCAGTATTCATGCAGCGGATAACACAAGACTTTGTTTTTACGTTCGATTTCTTGTTCCAAAATGGAAGGCATACCAATAAATTGCGCTTCGACCTTATGCAATAAATCCGGTGAAATGACATAAATTCCGGTATTAATGTCAAAAAAGTAGCTTGGTTTTTCCGACATGCTATGGATGATGCTCTGGTCCGAATTCACCACGCCATATGGAATCTGGTATTGAAACTCTCGTACACACATGGTGGCCATCGCTTCGTTTTGTTCATGAAAATCCAGCAGCTTGGAAAAATTCATATTGGTGAGCACATCACCATTCATCACGATAAAAGGCCGCTTGAGCTCTTCTTTAGGTAACAGGCTTAAAGCTCCCCCCGTGCCCAAGGGGTTATCTTCATGCACGTACTGGATTTCTACCCCGTGTTTCTCACCATCAGCAAAGTATTCGGTAATCCGCTCCGGTAAATAGTGCGTCGAGATATAGAATTTATAAAAACCCTGATCTTTAAAATTCATGATGATGGTTTCTAACAGCGGTTTACCGCCTACCGGTAACATCGGTTTTGGGCACTGATCGGTGAGGGGACGTAAACGTGTACCAAAGCCGCCTGCCATGATAAACACCGCATTGTCCTTTTTCTTTTTACGGATCAGGTCTTCGAGGGTGATCACATTGACCAGCTGGTTATTCTTAATGATCGGCACAGCTAGATAGCTTTTTTCCCGCATGATTTCGAAAATCTCGCGATGGCTTAAGCTGCCCTCTTCAATACTGTACGGCTGAGTATGCATCACGGTTTCTACCGGGGCATTCAGGTCCTGCCCCTTGAGCAGGCCGCGACGGATATCACCATCAGTAATGCTACCAATCAGTTCACGCTGATCATTCACCACCAGTACAATTCTGAGCGCATTTAAATCTAATAGTTCTAAGGCGTTTAATACGGTATCGTTTTTATGTAATACGATTTTATTAATATCTCTCATCACACGTTTTTTCCTTTGCAGGTATACCGATATAGGTTTTATGAGGTTGAGTATCTTTGACGACGACAGCACCTGCAGCGATGACCGAATAGGGTCCCAGGCATTTGAGTTGTTGCGTATTTTTTCCCGGTAAAATGGCTG
This portion of the Acinetobacter sp. GSS19 genome encodes:
- a CDS encoding glycosyltransferase family 52, giving the protein MDNYKENPNNLIMCVTPLQMLIAEKIIDLNPGQHFDLIVLVHNHNEKYHYYYQKLKEKCVNTLYYIAEPGFSGFLNYINKIKEKSLNRKYRNYYLASIDSRHFQYVISKIYRPNIYTFDDGTANVIKTSIYYQDSKPVLWKRLIWRILGVRFYMEDIKKLSLHHYTLYQNVSNIINNTKKLELFLDEKKPDQQQRKRIKIYLGQPMHELSEKFSLAYIEQYIGRLKPDYYFPHPREKKYPAAGAEIITTFLIFEDYIIQFIKRNPEIEVEVYSFMSTAILNIANISRVSVKYIYEPTLYQLYRNFYDTVGQDFGIELLTLEQCSK
- a CDS encoding oligosaccharide flippase family protein, producing the protein MKILKEGLIYLIGELLAKILPFLMLPYLTRKLGPDGFGELSYFMTWLALFSIFIGFSQEGAITRYYYFYGKKALNTVVKAGYLFNFIVSAILLVICWLLKAEIMAYVVLAAMFQSLVNVQLALRQCQQQPLKYISIQFILSLFNVGATIAALEYFSQDLVVYRILAIVLANVLTFVIASVVLGDLFRPKRGLKTRQLKTSLLYIISFGLPLLLHQSSFFLKGQLDRLFIYEKYSKFDLGLYSAGVQIALVLPVIFMALNKAIIPHYYKGLKNNELSLKKIKTYTIYAIPLSILPAVISWIMPEKLYTWFLGQEYLGVKYYVVMYLVAYGLNFPYLILVNYFFYFAKNKIISIITFSTSLVYVILLIFTSEISIYYIPYALIFSNLLMVIILWITIRKIQIT
- a CDS encoding acylneuraminate cytidylyltransferase family protein; its protein translation is MLGQYQITALIPARGGSKRLPGKNTKLLGGKPLIAWSIETALASQYIDRVVVSTDDEQIQEVARQYGAEVPFLRPDYLAHDHASSFDVIIHAIHFLQLDRPNHLLVLLQPTSPLRSTAELDQALEFFMAQQAKGVVSVSKTEHSPLWSNILPENRNMAEFIRPEVQGKRSQDLAQFYRLNGSIYIYDTLSLLAENKIFFTEQVYAFETDLENAIDIDTALDFLIAETVLRYRSVE
- a CDS encoding nucleotidyltransferase family protein, whose amino-acid sequence is MMRDINKIVLHKNDTVLNALELLDLNALRIVLVVNDQRELIGSITDGDIRRGLLKGQDLNAPVETVMHTQPYSIEEGSLSHREIFEIMREKSYLAVPIIKNNQLVNVITLEDLIRKKKKDNAVFIMAGGFGTRLRPLTDQCPKPMLPVGGKPLLETIIMNFKDQGFYKFYISTHYLPERITEYFADGEKHGVEIQYVHEDNPLGTGGALSLLPKEELKRPFIVMNGDVLTNMNFSKLLDFHEQNEAMATMCVREFQYQIPYGVVNSDQSIIHSMSEKPSYFFDINTGIYVISPDLLHKVEAQFIGMPSILEQEIERKNKVLCYPLHEYWLDIGHMEDYNRAQRDILNLEFGKF